A stretch of Candidatus Methylomirabilota bacterium DNA encodes these proteins:
- a CDS encoding GNAT family N-acetyltransferase yields MQVRVLAPHEAALHRTLRLSALRDAPDSFGETLSHAESQPVSYWEEMTRHVTAPGGQIMVLACEGDEIVGTAYGLLDRERAETGRVGGMWVVPAWRRRGIGQALLRAVLDWARGRGLARLALWAPAHEPAAIALYTKAGFRHTGERRPLPSNVSRLIVAMEVEL; encoded by the coding sequence ATGCAGGTCCGTGTCCTGGCTCCCCACGAGGCCGCCCTCCACCGCACTCTCCGCCTCAGCGCCCTGCGCGACGCGCCCGATTCCTTCGGCGAGACCCTGTCTCACGCCGAGTCGCAGCCGGTGTCGTACTGGGAGGAGATGACACGCCACGTGACGGCGCCCGGCGGCCAGATCATGGTCCTCGCCTGCGAGGGCGACGAGATCGTGGGTACGGCGTACGGGCTGTTGGATCGCGAGCGCGCGGAGACGGGCCGGGTCGGCGGCATGTGGGTGGTCCCCGCGTGGCGCCGCCGCGGCATCGGGCAGGCGCTGCTGCGGGCCGTGCTCGACTGGGCGCGCGGCCGCGGACTGGCGCGGCTCGCGCTCTGGGCGCCCGCGCATGAGCCGGCCGCGATCGCCCTGTACACGAAGGCCGGCTTTCGCCACACTGGGGAGCGGCGCCCGCTTCCAAGCAATGTCTCGCGGTTAATCGTCGCCATGGAGGTCGAGCTGTGA
- a CDS encoding cysteine synthase family protein, with amino-acid sequence MSILATIGRTRLAPLVQLVPPGSARILVKLEYENPTGSMKDRMALAMVEAAEADGRLKPGGSVVEYTGGSTGVSLAFVCAAKGIPLQIVTSEAFSKEKRDHMRALGAQLTLIPSPTGGTTKALTLEMIETARRLAAAPGCYWTDQLNNTDQLASYERMGEEIWEQAEGRISAFVQSVGTAGSLRGISTRLRSHDTSVRIIAVEPEESAVLSGRPSGSHKIEGTGAGFVVPLWHDKLADEIQPVSSQEAMETARVLARHEGIFAGTSTGANIAAALRVAKQLGPDQTVVTLAVDSGMKYLSTALYGG; translated from the coding sequence GTGAGCATACTCGCCACGATCGGCCGCACCCGCCTCGCCCCGCTCGTGCAACTCGTGCCACCGGGCAGCGCGCGCATCCTCGTCAAGCTGGAGTACGAGAATCCGACGGGCAGCATGAAGGACCGCATGGCCCTCGCGATGGTGGAAGCGGCGGAGGCCGACGGACGGCTCAAGCCCGGCGGCTCCGTGGTCGAGTACACCGGCGGGAGTACCGGCGTGTCGCTCGCCTTCGTGTGCGCGGCGAAGGGGATTCCGCTCCAGATCGTGACGTCGGAAGCGTTCAGCAAGGAGAAGCGCGATCACATGAGGGCGCTCGGCGCCCAGCTCACGCTGATCCCCAGCCCCACCGGCGGGACGACCAAGGCGCTGACGCTCGAGATGATCGAGACGGCTCGGCGGCTCGCCGCGGCGCCGGGCTGCTACTGGACCGACCAGCTCAACAACACCGATCAGCTCGCCAGCTACGAGCGGATGGGCGAGGAGATCTGGGAGCAGGCGGAGGGCCGCATCAGCGCCTTCGTGCAGAGCGTGGGCACGGCGGGCTCGCTCCGCGGCATCTCCACGCGGCTGCGATCGCACGACACGTCGGTGCGCATCATCGCCGTGGAGCCGGAGGAGTCGGCGGTGCTCTCGGGCCGGCCCAGCGGCTCGCACAAGATCGAGGGCACCGGCGCCGGGTTCGTGGTGCCGCTCTGGCACGACAAGCTGGCCGACGAGATCCAACCCGTCTCCTCGCAGGAGGCGATGGAGACGGCGCGTGTCCTCGCGCGGCACGAGGGCATCTTCGCGGGCACGTCCACCGGCGCCAATATCGCGGCGGCGCTGCGCGTGGCGAAACAGCTCGGGCCCGACCAGACGGTGGTCACGCTGGCCGTCGATTCCGGCATGAAGTACCTGAGCACCGCACTTTACGGCGGCTAG